The window gtttttggataatttttgtctATAACAGCCAAGATATATTTAAATGTCAAATGTTGTTATAGGTGTGTAACAactattcactataaaagccaaaaaaATTCGGAACAAacgatgttgttatagagaggtttgattgTATATCCGACCGAGAAAATTTCTAGATATCACAGTTTTGCTTGGAGAGCAGGAGACCGCAAAGAAATATCCACATCACAGCCTAGTTCCATTACAAGTTTTTTGTTTATCTCATTAGTGCTCACATCTGCTCATTTTGATTAAATCATAGCATACCGGACATGAATTATCAACTAACCAAGCCATTCTTATATCCCTGCGTGCATTTTGTACAATTTTTGGGTTGGTACGAAAAGATGAAGTTATATTTCCTGCTTGGATCACATTCAGCCCATTAATATGTTATGAACTGGAGGCGTTTTCCTTGCTTTGTGTTGTGCAGCAATGTATATCTTTCTAGATAACAAGTTAATGGAGTGCAAAGGTACTTGCTAGCTGTTTTTGGTTATCAACCTTAGAAGATGCCTAATAGTCTCTACTTGTAAACTTTCTCCTTCAATGAGATGCCTAATTGTCTTCTCTAGCAAACTCTCTATCTTCATTGGAATCTCGCACAGGCTTATCTTAAAGTAGTAATTTATAACTTGAGATATCCACTCTTCACCCCTCAAAAGCTTTAACGAGTATGCGTTTTTACGAGATGATGCCTGATATGAAAATATAGAACTCAATGAAGTGCAAGATTTGGCAATGAGCTGAAACAAGCATACCTGATGAAAAAGCTGATCTGATGAGATCTCCGGACCAACAGTATGACAGTACATGAACATCTGCATGCAAGTTTTCACTTCTAAGTATTTCTTGAAAAATGTTTTTGCAACCATTTTGAAAGATGAGGCGTTCCCCAGCCCGTTTTATGTCTTCCTGACTCAACCCTCTTAATACACCAGAATGAACCACCATATCATTTGCTCTCCTTTCAAAATCAGACAGCTGCTCTAGTGCTTTACACAGACCCTCATAATCAAATCTCCCAACTGCCATGAATTAGGAGATATCTTAGGGCTTCTCATTGTCGTGACACAAAGAGGTATCTATTAAAAGAACAGATGAAGACTACGTACCTGTTTCACTAGGTATGATGCTTTCTATGCATTGTTCATATTCCTCAATATACTTGCTGGAAAGATTGCTCCAAGTGGCCCGAAGATCAGCTGCAGAAACACGAGGGTACAGGGTTTCACAATCATCTAGATCACTCTTTGCTGCTGCTATGATGGCAACATCAGCCAAAAGGGCAGATGAATCAACAGCACTGCACGTCATGTCAAAATCACAAAACATGGTAAGATTGCATCCTGCTGGTTCTTGGACTTGAGAAATGGGGGTTACAGTGGACTGGGTAATTGGCTGAGCAGAGATAAATTCCAATTCAAGTTTCATAGCTTGGTGATACAGCCTTTCCACAACATCAAGTTCTTCGCCAGtcaaacaaacacttagtttaTCCAGTAGGTCCTCAATCCTTGAAGCATATGCCTAAGCACAGAACCATTACAAGGGAACGGTTAGACAAATTTCAACTACAGAATACTCTTTGTATTTTGATAAGAAATTCCtaccaaaatgaaaaataatgCATTGCTCAAAAACCAGACACACCTCAAAACTTTCTGAACATAGACAGTCAATCCATCTCTCATAGATGTTATTGTTCTCTTCAGGGACCAAAACAGACTTAATCTCCTTGCTAAGAAAGCTGTAAAGCCTCATACAGGGTGCAATTGCACTAAGTGCATAAGCCGCAAGCCTTGTCTTCTCAAAAGGGGTCACAATTTTACCGGTAAACTTTTCCCCTT is drawn from Nicotiana tabacum cultivar K326 chromosome 22, ASM71507v2, whole genome shotgun sequence and contains these coding sequences:
- the LOC107768004 gene encoding bifunctional TH2 protein, mitochondrial yields the protein MEGFQATPDDGGIAKRLWVKFKNESLCALYSPFIVCLASGTLDSKSFLHCISQDVYFLQAFAQAYELAGDFADDDEDKEAIRDLRKRVLRKLKDQDDLVREWGFELPDNSTCDSATIRYTDFLLATAAGKVEGEKFTGKIVTPFEKTRLAAYALSAIAPCMRLYSFLSKEIKSVLVPEENNNIYERWIDCLCSESFEAYASRIEDLLDKLSVCLTGEELDVVERLYHQAMKLELEFISAQPITQSTVTPISQVQEPAGCNLTMFCDFDMTCSAVDSSALLADVAIIAAAKSDLDDCETLYPRVSAADLRATWSNLSSKYIEEYEQCIESIIPSETVGRFDYEGLCKALEQLSDFERRANDMVVHSGVLRGLSQEDIKRAGERLIFQNGCKNIFQEILRSENLHADVHVLSYCWSGDLIRSAFSSGVLPVLNVHSNELPYEGSVTTGDMIKKMESPMDKLQAFNDILKSRESNSKHTTVYVGGSVGDLLCLLNADVGIVIGLSAGLRRLGEQFGISFVPLFSGLVTKQRELAEGGLKGMSGILYTVSSWSEIHAFILGL